The following nucleotide sequence is from Tribolium castaneum strain GA2 chromosome 5, icTriCast1.1, whole genome shotgun sequence.
CAGTTTTCTGAACATATGTCCATCGAACTAATGGTACACATTATCACGTCATTAAAAGAAGAATTTCAAATTACGCAAGTAGGAGTTTCAACGAGATAAAATTCTGAGTAAGGCTTTGAAAGAAGATGCATTTGTATTCTTCACAAATAGTGATTGAATCCCACTTATGGTAAAACAACTTTTGCAAGTCTTATTTGAAAAGTGCAAGCTGAAAATGACGTAATTGATACAGTGATAACTACAGGTCTGTGATTTGAAAATACTGGAACCCAATTTTTGGTAGGTGTGGAAATGTTAATGTTTGCTTGTAGTTAGTAGTTGTCTCAATTGTGACCAATTCATTACGGTGCTGATGCGAAATGCCAGGTATAAGTGTAATTGATTGTAGACAAAAAAACAGACAAAACTAACGTGTATGGAAATTCCGTCCGTTTGAAGGTGAAGGTTGACAATTTACATCCTATTTGAACGTAAGCTCTAATTGACCAGAATTGCAAGAGTTTGTGTGTTTAATCCACATACCTACTTATCCCcacatttcatttttttaatagtggACATGAACACGTAGTTGCGACCACGCGaatgttataattattaatacacCATCGAGGTAATAACAGGATATCTTATTAATTGGTCGAACATGAGGAGGGAATCGTTCGATcggttaaaataataatttttaattcacgattgtttttttttttaattattttaaatacataattgtgcgattatttattttcttgttcaCATAATATTTGTTTTGGGAAAAAGTAAACACCGCACATGCTAATAGAAATGTAACTGAAAATGACTCTCTAAACTGTCTTGAAAATTGCTgtaattaatagtaataataggtatcagttttgacagtTATAACACATGCAGACTGGCTGATGCTGTAAATTTTCTCTACAgatgataataaaaactgCAGCAGGTGCAAACATAAACGTGTTTGTAAAAATGTCAGGAGCGAGATATAATTGCTGTAATAATTATATCAataagtgttaaaaaatatattgaaaaatttaatcaacatGCTATATAAAACCTCTGACGTCAGTTTCACTGTTATAGCGttctattttggtgtttttgggTTTTGGcacaattaacatttattaattatgtcTATACCACCTTGGTTGGGCTGCACTATCGAAAATATCACTTAcaggaatttaaattaaagcgcatcaatttttttgcaattttaaaacaacaaaaaataatcattgaatgtatttttgttattgttattgtttagaAAGTTGGACCCAGCCAGTGGTCAAGGCATATCTGAAGAACTTTTTCTGTAAAACTTACCTCTTCCTTGTGTGTGATAATTCAGGCACcgtttttgatattttaattcCCTAACGACATAAATAAATTCGAATTGAAATTAACACCCGCGGTTATTTAAATGTATTGTTATGTTTATGGTAAAACATCAGAATGCGTGCACTTCCACCGCCATCTCTGTCACAACTGTTTTGTTTAGGACTACTGTACGACTAGCGCACCAACAGTACTGGCGCACTGGCGAGATCTCTCGCAGAAGAGAAATTTTCATTCAATCAATATAAAGAAGCGGGAGACTTAAAACTGAGGCAATCCACCAAACCCCAAACGAAAAAAGACAATACatagacaaaaattaaacagaacAACCTAACAATAAACAGAACAATGTCTCCAAGTTAGTTGCTCTGTTTGAGTTATCAATATAAAGCATAAGAGACACACTTCTTCCACTTcactttaatttaaacaatgcATTTTTTTCGAGGAGGTGAAAAACTCACCTCTAAGCTAGAACTCCCAGTTTATTGTTTCTGAaacttttcataaaaaaatattgttgaaaGCCCAAGATTTCAAAACCAAATtcaaacaaaagttttaacaGGAACAAACGGGGCGTAATTAGAATCAAAACTAAAACACAATTATGCGAAAAGAGAAGAAAACTTTACTAATTAACATCCATAACTTTCATCACTGTTTTACAGTTCCATCAATTAATAAGTTTGTTCTATGACAACTAACCAAAAGTACGCAACCATACttcagaaatatttaatttttttcttcgtcGTATGTTGGAGCTTCGCTGGATTCACTGCTAGAGAAGAGAATGCTGTAAATTAGGGAAGCACCAAAAGCACCTGCTAATTGTCCAACCCAGTATGCCTGaaacaatgaattaaataagcTTTAGTAGTGTAGAGATTAGTCGGTCAAGACCCTTTCCCCTTCTAGATTTGAATATGAAGGGGTAAtgatttttcgatttataattaattaattcgtttcCAGCATCCCACCAACTGATAAAATTGCAATTCTGGTAATTGATGCAGTGGGATGATCAAAAATATCTCTGACATTTTATTTCTAAAgcaataaaatatcaaaatgttGCAAACTACACCACCAcgcaataaattgtttcaacTAAGCTTgtcaatttagtttttttatttgttaatttaatttgcgaTTCACTTGacattaatttgttaattataattacaagTGTgtaaataatatcaaaataaaattgaacgCTTCAATTTCTTAGGTGtttgatattaaatttaacacCTAAACAAATAAAGCGttgataattaaatattattcctaaattattattacctcGACTAATTTTGGTCTCAGTGTGTTATCATATCACTGATACCAATGCCtcattgtttaaataaaaaagagtcTGTAcgtaattataacttttaacatttaatgcctacattaaaaaaaatacagtttacTAAGGAAAACATTTACACTTTTTAGAGCTTGTAAGCTAATTacagtttaaaataaagtggtgAATGATACGTTtacgaataaattttttatggaaACATTCGGACAAAAGCGTTTGCTGaggataaaattaaaaaataatttttattgtcagaaggtacgtaaaaaaataacatattttagttagtaatttgaattaaaaactaaaattaaagaactcAAATACTCTCCTACTATTACAGCAGGATTCAATGCTTAATATCGGCAACCCTTATTACGGATTGTAGTAAGTCACGTTGCCTATCTATTGTACAAAGTTGAAGCGCTGAAATTAAAAGCTTTTTGCCGAAGTTTCTATGTATTAACACCTCTTTCTACTTTAGTATACTtaaaaaagttgtatttaCATTGCTATAAACATTCTTTTAAGCTTTTCTAGTCCTTGTTACATAAATAGGTGTTAaataatttccttaaaaaagcACTAGTTTACAAATAACTTGTTTAATACCTACTTACacctttaattaaatcattatttttgttcatttaacttctgttaaacaaaaatgacagTTAAAATTTTCCTGTCTTATCACATCACAGATTtttgcttcaaaaatttttataattttttattattatttcctcGTTTATTTCGCGCCTTTgttctttgaaattaaaacatcctcaacaaaaaatggcatttttaATTGAGCTTACCCAGTGTGATACCCAGTAGTTATTCAAAATAGCAGGAGCAAGGGTTCTCGCAGGATTAATATGACCTCCTGTGTACGGCCCCTGCAAATGCCCTTAAATTATGCCGTCTAACTCCATTTTGTCCATACCGCGGCAATAGCAATGCCGACCACAGTTAGGCCAAACCGAATTGGCGTGGAGTcagttttggttttatttctaGCATCCCAGACTGCACAAGCCACCAAAACCAGAACGAAAGTCATGAAAAACTCCATAACGATTCCATTTTCATCTCTAATGTGCATAACACCGGAGCAAACTCCGGCAGAATCACTGGCTGCTTTTTCCGAAGTGCTCAGTGCTAGCGCATGTATATATCTAACCGGAATCAGGAGCTAAGCATAATTGggcgtattattattagttaaaCTGGTGTAAATGATTTACTTTCATCAGCCCAAAACCACAAATTGCGCCCAGAAACTGGCCCAAAAAGAAGAACAAAGCGTCCACAAGTGGAACATATCCCACAATTACGGCAGCGATAGTCAGGCTGGGGTTAACATGCCCCCCTGAAATGTGCCCAAAACACTGATGACCGagttagttttttgtgtttttttgtggttttgtaCCTGAATGGCAATCATGACGGCCAAACCGAACGCAAAAGAACCGTGCAACAAATCCTCCACTCCTTTGACCCCAATCCCTGCAGGAAATCGGTAAGTGCATCCCAAGCACCCGATGAATAGCAGAATTGCAGTCCCGAAAAACTCAGCAAGGGCAATTGTGATTTTGTCCATTAGGGAAGAATGCCCAGAGACTTTTATCTTTTCCCCTATGATACGTGAATTCGTAAGCGCGACTAAGTATTTACTAGGTTTtacttacaaaattttaaatgcattTCGGGGAAAACAAGCAGAACCCGTTTGTTGTTTTTGGTTTCGAAAGACAGGTGACATTAGTCGGAGAcgatttgatcaaaaaaatatttttggccacaaataaattgttttgctcCTTTTGCAGCCATTCAAGGATTTTGTATTCAAGCagtaatataatttattacagggaaaaataaacgaaaaaaaatcgaatcaaaagtataaattgtttatttggaACACTTTTTATGTTGGTATCTTATTTGCTATAAAGAATACTGTAAAGTAATGAAGCCAGGATACTACCAGTTAAAGGACCAACccaaaaaatctgaaaaagatggaaattttgaaacacaaatcacatttttttaagttaatgcTAACCCAGTGGTAATCCCAGAATCCATTTAGAACGGCTGGTCCTAATGTTCTAGCTGGATTCATATGAGCTGCTGTGTATGGACCCTTCAAACATCAAGAATTAGTGATAATCTAATTAAATGGTTGTACTTGTAATTAACACAtggcaaacaaaaaatacaggcagatagagcattaaattctcaacagtaggacataaacataatgcaaaaatgttatcgtaaactatatttaaaaataaattttatccaaactgcAAATACGGTTACTGTAgagaatcaaattttaaatatttttttctcaattttttaatgaaaattttagtctttAGTTAAACTTACTGCTGCAATTACGATCGAGGCGACCCCAAGCCCAAACTTCATTGAAACGGTGTCCAGATTATTCACATTTCTCTCGTCCCAAACCGAGCAAGCGATCGTTACCAAAATGAAAGAAATCAAAACTTCTACCAATAATCCCTGTAACGGTGTTAAGTCCGTGTTTAGTCCTATTGCACAAATCCCTGCCTCCTTAGCTCCGGGAACGTTTCCAAAAATATAATCGTCCAAGAGTAacaactaacaaaaaaattaaattactcaAAACTCGTCTAAATGAAGCGAAATCTCACTCGGACCAGGCCAAACCCAGCCAGTGATCCCAAAAACTGCCCCACCAAATAAACGGGCACTTCAATAAGGGGAAGTGCCCCGACAATGAAGGCACCGAGTGTTATGATAGGATTGATGTGACATCCGGAAATGTGGCCAAAAGACTGAAAAGTAAAACTATTAACGTGCCAAAAATGTGGCTGTTACTTGTATGGCCGCTACAATGGCGAAGCCGAATGCCATCCCACTTTGGAATAGGGGTCTCGGGATTCCTGGACCCGGGGCGTAATGTGCACAGCCTAGACAGCCCCCAAACATCAGAATCGCAGTACCGAAAAATTCGGCAAGGCCTAAGGTTAGTCTGTCTAAAGCTGTCAAGTCGTCTTTTAGCTTAAATTTCTCccctagaaaataattttgtaagtACGTTTTCCGTGCGATAGGGGAAatcattacaaaattttagattCATTTCAGTCTCACTGTAAGATGATTAAAAGCTAAAAGTGTTGCGATTTTAGGATTGAAGTATGAAATTCCTTGTCAGTATTGTTAGTGTCAATGTCTGGTACAATTTTGACAAGAgcttttttgattatttcaattttactGAAAGAATTGGCAGAAatcaagtaaagaaaaaaaaacttatggACACTTActgttaatttaataataaagttttaacaCTAATTGAATCCCTACCTGCTAGCTTTTTCTTTGATTTCCTTGGTTAGTTAAATaataatcggtcttttttatttaaaagcaagCCAAACGCatgatttattagaagattaTATATTTTGCCAACAAAGAGATCACTTACCAGTGAAGACTCTTACTTAAAGTCTCttaataaaattgacaaaaactgatGCCTGCATTCAAATATCCCAAcgaaattttttccaattacaGGTCACATTGTCACCTAAATTTACGAGGCCACAAGTAGCagttcataaataaaaataatttttaaagttaaaatattcaaaatctAATTGGTATTTTCTTCGCCAATTTCgtaaacaatataaaattcAGAATATGATTCTTGTCTTTGTCTGTATGTGaaaaactaccaaaaaaattaggggAGATACCTTTCTCATGTATAACCAGGCGTGTAAAATaatgcaaagaatttttatttaggtaattaaaaattgagataTCCTTAGATGCGGCCTAAGGTCGCCGGATCGTGTACAATGGTTACTATGTGATTAGATTTTATGAAGTAAATTTCTTCTTTTGAGAGACGATAGGAGTTTTCTTCATCTTTAAGAACATCATGTTCTTGTCTGATTCTGAGACAGTTTGGGCACTATTGTAGTAGTCAGTTTTTTTGCTAAAGATTGCATAGgtaattaaaagttaattttcttTAGTGGTATATAGATTTTTGAAGTCTTTCTTTCTCGCTGGTAGATTGTCCTGTATTCACTTCTCTAAAAGACTGTTTTTATGGTTGTTTAGATGTTTGAATAAATCGGTTCTTTCTTGGCTTTCTGATATGCTTCTTCAATgtactaaaaatttttctaaaacattattattagatacgatttgtttttttatcagtATTTAAATCGTGCACTTGCTCACTCATTTTATGTACATAACCACTTATAATgcaatgttatttttttattatacttttattattcttcaattacattgtttatttttattttttattatttctcatTTATTGTCTGGGCCAAAACCTTGGTCAGCTTTGCTGTCTTTTGGTTCAGTTTGTGGTAGGAACAACtggtagaaaattttaattttgttatcgtatttttttttgttgtaactAATTATATTGTAACTATTTTACTGCCACACAtaaaatagtattattattatgattattattgttattattattatcattattatgcGCGCAAATTGTAATTGATTCATTTCAGTAgttatttgtgattttttttcaaaaaaaaaatattcagacGAGAATGAGCAGCGTAACGACGAgtggaaaaacaaatatttgctttaaacagCTTGTAAAACTAACCTTGTGTGCTTTTTATGCGGTTTTTGAAATGGGAGTGAATGAATCTAATTAAAGACCTAATTCTGGAGATCtcaaattttcttattttatgcTGGATAGGTCAAgtttaacatttgttaaacgtagttgttattatttattaattttatcaatttttatctcggtttttattaatttaagtaGAAGAAAATACATTCTTTGTTGCTGTTGCTCGTGGTGTAATGATAATGGTGGACGacggaataaaaaacaacacaattaAAATACAAGTTTATTTCTCAAATTGATCTACAAGGATACGTTTGTACTGTAAAATTTGATGAAGACGCAATGAAATAGGTGTAAAGGAGTTTTCCGGCACTTTACATTTCTTacaatttgttgtaaaaaatccttacaattggtaaaaaattttcaaggcAGCTTACGTGAAAGCATACGCAATAACATGTACTTGAGAAACCGTAATTGTGCCGACATTTTAAACACAcagtatttaataatttaaaaaatgtaattaattacataaactGAGTTAAGCTTTATCATTCAAAGCAATAGTTTCGGCGACATTGCCTTGCTCCTCCTCCACTGGTTCCTTCCCAAACAGGAACCTATAGAACAGAGCGCCGATAAACGAAGCACTCAGCGGTCCAACCCAGTAGATCTGTAACCCTAAAGTGAGCAAAAACCCCAAAAACACACACAATTACCCAATGGTTGTCCCAGTCTCCATTGATCAAAGCCGGAGCGAAACTCCTAGCCGGATTCATGTTCCCTCCAGTGTACGGCCCCTGAAACTCTCATTTGTGACAAATTTTAACAAGTCAAATATTGTACCCCAGATAAGGCCAAAACGGCAATAGCCAGCCCGAACCTGAGCGGGACTGAGTCGTGCTTTGTGTTATTCCTGCAATCCCAAACGCCACAACACACAAGTGTGAGCATTAGCGAAATTAGAAACTCGATCAAAAGGCCCTGGAAGGGGGTGACTCCCTCGTGGAGGGCCGGTGAACACAAGCCCACTGTCGAGTTGGTCTCGAAATATTCAGTGGGGGTTGCTAactacgaattttttttttatttccaatgCTGGAAACTTGGGAAGTTACCTTCACTAAGCCGAAACCAGACAATGCACCCAACATTTGGCCCACGAAATAAATAGGTACTTGAATTAGTGGAATGTTACCCAAAGTGGCGGCCGCTACTGTCACCAGTGGGTTAATGTGAGATCCGGAAATGTGGCCGAAACactgaaatttatttctttacttgtTTATTAACACCggaatttgaaaaataccTGGACTGAGACCATGACAGCGAGACCGAAAGTAAGGCAGATCTGTAAGTGATTAGGAGGGATTCCGAAGTTTATGCAGCCGGCGCATCCAAGAAATACAAGGATTGCAGTTGCACAAATCTCCGAGGCACAAATTACCACTCGGTCCATCGTGGTTAAGTTATCACCGACTTGGATTTTTTTCCCTGGAAAACAGGTAGGAAGGTTATTGGTGGCTCTTGAGAGTTTGAATAATGCGATAGTGTGTTGAAAAATACCACGATAAGATACAACAATCTCGGTAACACCGTTTGTGCATTGGTGGTGTTTATTGAACATTTTGGGTCAATATTTTGGTTCAATTCTGATTTCAAAGAGATTAGGTTCATattattacgattttttacaaatacttCACTTCAGTGGGagataattacaaaaatattcatattGCATAAGTTCGGCTTATTTTTAGAGCACAATATTTAAAGCTCTGTAATCaataatcattaaaattacgtaatctaatttaaataaaaaagctagCTTGATAACTTCAATTATTGACGATtacttttgattttatttgagaataatttattatcaatgatacgaatttaaaataaaaaattgttgtggAAAGAGACCCGGAGCTACTTAACTAAATATTCAAAGAAGTATAAAGATATATGTATGTCATAGTGTTATCTTCAAACTTCTAACCGAGTGTTGTGATTCTGATTAAATATTGACACATTCCTATTATTTATTAGCTTATTACACTTAACGAAaagacaaatatttttatcatttttatctcttttaatttttctgaatcTTCTGAagaagaaatgtttttttttaattaagtattatagtgttttcaaaacaaatttttgtaaatttgtaatCTAGAGTAGCTTTGTTTGaaactttttgtaataatgACTTATTGACCcgacattttttgacaaatttttggctttattatttatttatttaggtcactaaataaatgataaacacataaaaaattaatatgggGCTGCATgacattttgttatttatttttgttattatttattttattttcatattttatcaaaaaagtttttatttctgtttcGATTTTTACAAGTTTTATCTTTGTTTCGACTAAATCATTaagaaaagtatttttttttggttacgTATGTGTACAATTGACTGAGATAACgttatttttggtaatttttttacttgttttgaGGCTTTTTCCAGTAAAATCTtggaatataaataaatttatatctcAAAATTATCCAATAAATCGCTCAAAGTCATCTATTTACTCGTAATTTAGTGATCATTCggcttgtttaatttttttaacgtacgaaaaaataatttatgaaaataaaaataagcttgacTGTTCTgccaaatttgtaaaatatttttatcacttttgacttaaaaaaagtaaattaaataaaattcctcTGATCCAATTTGCCAGCTGTGCACACAATGACTATTGAAATTGTTTAGACTCACTTTTTGCTATATTTGATTTCACATATTCACCTTTAATAAACTTGTTTCATGGCCACTTGCATTGTTTAATTTATAAGTATTTCTCTAGTCCACAGTGTTATAAACCGTAATTAAAATAGTCTGAAAAGGTGAATTCAatgactttttaaaatataagcttacaaaaaaatgctagTTCGTGTCAACAGACGTTTAAAATGTAGGTctgcatttaaataaaaaaacacaatttttaattacattttactaCCAGTTTCACCTTCGTTAATTACGGTTGATAATTGGTTATGTAACATTAAAAGTAGAACGTAATTTACAGTTTTATGACCATTtcaaaaagttataatttttttgctgtatGTGAACAAgtccaaatttttataaattaatccTACAACTCACTATTCCGCTGATTATGCCCACATTTCCCATTGATCTCCATCCTGCCCCACTGATAATTCGACTATACCTCGATTTTATGCAACTTTGGACAATATATCACAATTTTCGaggttgttttaaaatattaatagcttttaatttcaaaaaatgtgcCCAGAAAAAGTGGATATGTGCCGTTACGCCTCGCTAGTTTCAAGAGCAATaacagaaatttttaatagtaaaaAGCACCGGAATTGCCTTATTAAATTCGATCGGCAAACGTGTCTTCTATTTAGCTGATTGAGCGGAACGTCGAAAAAATTGGTAATGAagtttttccttattaaacgAAGTCGAGCAAAATTTAACACatgctatttttaaaattaaaatcaagtgAAGAGGTAAATATGcggctaaaaatattttgttttcgtTGAGTCTTCAGAAGTAATTTAGATAACGTTGTGCTTTCCGAAAAGTTATTGAcgcttattttgtaaaatgctTATCAAGTGTAACCCCATTAATAACTTTCATTTTATGTGGTCTAAGTTTAAATTGTAACTCTTTTTAATGATCATCTTAA
It contains:
- the LOC107397987 gene encoding uncharacterized protein LOC107397987 translates to MNLKFWEKFKLKDDLTALDRLTLGLAEFFGTAILMFGGCLGCAHYAPGPGIPRPLFQSGMAFGFAIVAAIQSFGHISGCHINPIITLGAFIVGALPLIEVPVYLVGQFLGSLAGFGLVRLLLLDDYIFGNVPGAKEAGICAIGLNTDLTPLQGLLVEVLISFILVTIACSVWDERNVNNLDTVSMKFGLGVASIVIAAGPYTAAHMNPARTLGPAVLNGFWDYHWIFWVGPLTGSILASLLYSILYREKIKVSGHSSLMDKITIALAEFFGTAILLFIGCLGCTYRFPAGIGVKGVEDLLHGSFAFGLAVMIAIQCFGHISGGHVNPSLTIAAVIVGYVPLVDALFFFLGQFLGAICGFGLMKLLIPVRYIHALALSTSEKAASDSAGVCSGVMHIRDENGIVMEFFMTFVLVLVACAVWDARNKTKTDSTPIRFGLTVVGIAIAAGPYTGGHINPARTLAPAILNNYWVSHWAYWVGQLAGAFGASLIYSILFSSSESSEAPTYDEEKN